Proteins encoded within one genomic window of Lactococcus garvieae:
- a CDS encoding glycosyltransferase family 4 protein translates to METLLSAFSKLSQEYDNLELTIAGDGPIYSEMMSQYNQKNIIFLGQVSHERVMQMNNESDIFVLLSKIEGFSTALLEAALLKNAIITTNVGGAKELLPDETYGYIVENDEAALIEALRDLITHPQKCVNMQNKVSERVLQNFTWENTADEFETAFLEL, encoded by the coding sequence GTGGAAACACTTTTATCTGCTTTTTCTAAATTATCACAGGAATATGATAACTTGGAGCTTACCATAGCTGGGGACGGGCCAATTTATAGTGAAATGATGTCACAGTATAACCAAAAAAACATTATCTTTTTAGGTCAAGTTTCTCATGAACGTGTAATGCAGATGAATAATGAATCAGATATTTTTGTACTTTTGTCAAAAATTGAAGGTTTTTCTACAGCTCTTTTAGAAGCAGCACTTCTAAAAAATGCCATAATTACCACTAATGTGGGAGGTGCCAAAGAGCTTTTACCAGATGAAACCTACGGCTATATTGTAGAAAATGATGAAGCAGCATTAATTGAAGCATTACGTGATCTAATTACTCATCCCCAAAAATGTGTGAATATGCAAAACAAAGTTTCAGAGCGAGTCTTGCAAAACTTCACTTGGGAAAATACTGCAGATGAATTTGAAACAGCATTTCTTGAATTATAA